The nucleotide window TTCGCGTCGCCGGACCCCGCCAGGGCGGGCGCCCCCGGGGGGTGCGGGGTGGGCGGGGCCACCTCGCGCGCGCGACGCGCCTCGAGGGGCGCGGGCGCCGCCGCGCCGGCCGCGGCCGACGCGCCGGCCGCGCCGGACGGCGCGGGGGCGGCGCCGCTCGCGCGGCCGACCGGCACCATCACCCACCTGGTGACATCGGCGGCGGAGCTGGAGGCGTTGGCGGCCGCCCTCGCCGCCAGGCCCGCCTTCGCGCTCGACACGGAGACCACGGCGCTGCGGGCCGTCGACGCAGAGCTGGTCGGCTACTCCTTCGCGTTCGCGGCGGGGGAGGGGTACTACGTGCCCGTCGCAGGGCCCGCGGCTGACGCCGGCGCGGCGCAGGCGCCGACGCTCGCGCCGGCGGAGGTGGCGGCCGTCCTCGGACCGGTCCTGCGCGACCCGCGAACGCTGAAGGTGGGCCAGAACCTCAAGTACGACATCAACGTCCTGGCTCGCGCCGGCATCGAGTTGGGTGGCCCGCTCTTCGACACGATGGTGGCCGCGGCCCTCCTGCACCCGGAGCGCCGCACCAACAACATGGACGTACTGGCCCGCGAGTTCCTCGGCCTGGCGACCACGCCGATCACCGACCTCATCGGCAAGGGCAAGGCGCAGCTCAACATGCGCGACGTGCCGGTGGCGGACGTGGCCGCCTACGCCGCGGAGGACGCCGACGTGACCTGGCGGCTCTACGAGCACCTGGCGGCGCTCCTTAGCACCTCCGGCGCGGATGCGCGGCGGCTGTTCGACGAGGTGGAGATGCCGCTGGTCAGGGTGCTGGCGGCCATGGAGCGGCAGGGGGTCGAGCTCGACGTCGACCTGCTGGCGGCGTACGGGGAGGTGCTGCGGGCACGCACCCAGCAGCTGCAGGCCGAGCTCGTGGCCGCCGCGGGGGTGGCGTTCAACCCGGACTCGCCCAAGCAGCTGGGCGAGGTCCTGTTCGACCGCCTCGGCCTGCCCGTAATCAAGAGGACGAAGACCGGGCGCTCGACGGACGCCGAGGTGTTGGAGCGGCTCGCCGGCGAGACCGACCACCCGTTGCCGCGGCTGCTGCTCGAGTACCGCGAGCTCACCAAGCTGCTGGGCACCTACCTGGAGCCGTTGCCCGGCTACCTGGCGGCGTCGACCGGTCGCCTGCACGCCTCCTTCCACCAGACCGGGGCGGCCACGGGCCGGCTGTCGTCGAGCGAGCCGAACATCCAGAACATCCCCGTGCGCACCGAGGCGGGTCGCGAGATCAGGCGGGCGTTCCGCGCTCCCGCGGGCAAGGTGCTGATCAGCGCGGACTACTCGCAGGTGGAGCTGCGCATGCTGGCGCACTTCTCGTCGGACGAGGAGCTTGCCCGCGCGTTCCTCGAGGGGCTAGACATCCACGCCTACGTGGCGTCGCAGGTGTTCGGCGTGCCGCTGGAGGCGGTCACCTCGGAGCAGCGGCGGGTGGCCAAGACCGTCAACTTCGGCATCATCTACGGTCAGAGCGCCTTCGGCCTGGCGCGCACGCTCGGCATCCCTCAGCGGGAGGCGGGCGACTTCATCGCGGCCTACAAGGCGCGCTACACGGGGCTGGACCGGTTCATCGCGCGGTGCGTGGCGGCCGCCGAAGCAGACGGTTACGTGTCCACGATCCTCGGACGCCGCCGCGCGGTGCCCGAGATCAGGTCGCGCAACCGCAACCTCCGGCAGCTCGGCGAGCGCGTGGCCGTGAACACGGTCATCCAGGGCAGCGCCGCCGACCTCATCAAGGTGGCCATGGTGCGCCTGAAGGCGCGGCTCGACGCCGACTTCCCAGGCGCCCACCTGCTGATCCAGGTGCACGACGAGCTGGTGCTGGAGGCGCCGGAGGAGTCGGCGGAGGCGGTGACGGGGGCGGCGGTCGCGGAGATGACGGGGGCGATGGAGCTGCGGGTGCCTCTCAGGGTGGACGCGGCCGTCGGCAGGAACTGGTTGGAGGGGAAGGGCTGACGCCCGCCCGCGCGGCTGCGCGCGAGCGAGGCCGGCGCGGGAGGTGCCTCTCGCCGCGAAGCGCGGGCCGGGCGGAAGGAGTACCGCCCGGCCCGCGCCTCAAGTGGTGCGCCCCGTCGGGCGCGAGGGCCTCACTCGTCCCGGAGGCGCTCCGATTCCCGCTTGAACCAGGCGTAGGTGTCGTTGCCCGGCGCGAGCGCGGCGGCGCGCCCGTACGACACGGCCGCGTCGGAGTAGAGCTGTTGCTCGAAAGCCACGCGCCCGAGCCACGCCCAGGCCTCGGCGTAGTCGGCGTTGCGGGCGGTGGCGCTGGCGAAGCTCGTGCGGGCGGCGGTGAGGTTGCCCGCGTCGTACGCCTCGACGCCGGCGAAGAAGTCGTTGGCCGCGTCGACGCCCCAGCGCGCCTGCGCCTGCGCGAGGGACAGGAAGTACTGCGCGCCCTTGTCGGTGGGGTCGAGTTCGAGGTAGTTGCGCCACGCCACGACGGCCTGCTCGGGCTGCCTCAACTCGAGCATGATGCGTCCGAGCCAGCGGTGCGCCTCGCGGTTGCTCGGCAGCGCCTGCGTGACCTTGAGGTAGCGCTCGGCGGCCGCGACCTTGTCGCCCCGCTGGTAGGCGGCGTAGGCGATCTCGTTGGCGTCCTCGCCGTAGAGGGCGGCCGCGGCGTCGTCGAAGGTCCCGCCTGCCGCCGCGAACTCCTCCCAGGTGGTGACGGCGGGGCCTGGCCAGTTGGCGCGGCTGTACGCCTCGGCGAGGAAACGGAGCGCCGCCGGGTTGCCCGGCGCCAGCGACACGGCCGTGCGCCCCTCGCGGAACGCCGCCTGCCACAGGGGCTTGTCCGGGTACTGCGCGTCGTAGGTGGCGAGCGCCTCCGCCATCAACGCCTCGCCCCTGTCGACGGCCTCCTGAGCGTTGGCGGGCAGCGCCTGGGCGCCCGCCGCGGCGACGAGCGCCGCCACCGTGATCGCGAGAGCGACCAGCGCGCTCTGCGTCAGCCTGCCAAAGGGGGTCGTGCTTGAGGTCATTTCGTCTCCCATCGGTGTCTGGTGGAACGGGCCCTGCGAGCGTGCCGCGTGCCACCACCTCAGTTGAACCGCGCCGCATGACACCTACGTGAAGGCGCGGCGGCCGCGCCGAGCGGTGCGGAAGGCCTGTGGGCGCGCCCGGGGCGCGCCTGGGGCGCGCCCACGCACCCTCTAGGTTACCCTCTGGCCGCGCGTCGGCTGGTGTCGGGCGGGGCTCGGTCCCGCGGCCGCGGGACCGCCAAGATCGGTGGCCGAGGGTGGGTGGCGGCGTGGCGCGCGTCCGCCGCGGCGCCGCTGCGGGTATGATGCCCGGACTTCCTGCCTGCGCCCCGGCGCACCCGGAGATGCGCTCTGATGAAGATCTTGGTGAGTAACGACGACGGCGTCTTCAGCCCCGGCATCGCGGCCCTGGCGCGGGTGGCCGCAGAGTTCGGCCAGGTGCGGGTCGTGGCGCCCGACGTCGAACAGTCCGCCATGAGTCACGCCATCACCGTCAGGCGCCCGCTCCACTACACCCGCACCACCATCGACGGCCTCGACGCCTACCGGGTCGACGGCACCCCCGCCGACTGCGTCGCGCTCGGCGCTCACCACTGGGACGCCGTCGACCTCGTGCTCAGCGGCATCAACCTCGGGTACAACATCGGCCACAACATCTGGCACTCCGGCACGGTCGCCGCGGCCAAGCAGGCGGCGTTCCTGCGCATCCCGGCCATGGCGTTCAGCGCGCCTCACTCCGATGGCGGGACGGACTACGCGCCGCTGGCGCCCTTCATCCGGCGCGCCATCGAGACGTTCCTGAGCGTGCCGGACATGCTCCTGCTCAACGTCAACCTCCCGAACGACGCCAAGGGCATGCGCTGGACGCGCCAGTCCGTGCGCCACTACGAGGGTTACGTCGTGGCCGGCGAGGACCCGATGGGCCGCACCCACTACTGGTTCGCGGAGGAGCCGACCGAGCAGGTGGAGGAGGGCACGGACCGGTGGGCGGTGGAGAACGGTTACGTGTCGCTCACGCCGCTCAGGCTCGACCTCACGGACGAGGTCCTGTTGGCGCGCGCTCGCGCCGCCACCTCGCAACCCTGACGGGCGCACGGCCGGGAGCCGCCGCCCTCCCCGGCCGTCAGAGGTGTGGCGGTCGAGGCTCCGAGGGCGGGAACGGCAGGCGCGCCTGGACCGCCACGCTGCCGGCGATGGCCAGGTGCGCGACGCTGACGCCCAGCAGCCTGACGGGAAGGCGCGGGCGGTCCACCTCGAAGGCCAACCGTGACGCCGCCGCTTGCAGCGCCTCCACGTCGCCCACCGCCGCCGGTAGCGTCCGGCTGCGCGTGACGGTCTTGAAGTCGCTGAACCGCAGCTTGACGACCACGGTGCGGGCCACGAGCCCGTGCCGGCGCAGGTGGCCGGCCACGTCGTGGCAGAGCGCGGAGAGTATCGGCTCGAGCGCGGCACGGGTCTCGAGGTCCCGCTCGAGCGTCGTCTCGGAGCCGATCGACTTTCGCTCCCTGTGCGGGTCGACGGGGCGGTCGTCCACGCCGTTCGCTACCTGGTGGAAGAAGCGGCCCGCCTTGCCGAAGTGGCGCTCGAGCTCGTCGACGGCGCGCGCCCTCAGG belongs to Trueperaceae bacterium and includes:
- the polA gene encoding DNA polymerase I, which codes for MTSAAELEALAAALAARPAFALDTETTALRAVDAELVGYSFAFAAGEGYYVPVAGPAADAGAAQAPTLAPAEVAAVLGPVLRDPRTLKVGQNLKYDINVLARAGIELGGPLFDTMVAAALLHPERRTNNMDVLAREFLGLATTPITDLIGKGKAQLNMRDVPVADVAAYAAEDADVTWRLYEHLAALLSTSGADARRLFDEVEMPLVRVLAAMERQGVELDVDLLAAYGEVLRARTQQLQAELVAAAGVAFNPDSPKQLGEVLFDRLGLPVIKRTKTGRSTDAEVLERLAGETDHPLPRLLLEYRELTKLLGTYLEPLPGYLAASTGRLHASFHQTGAATGRLSSSEPNIQNIPVRTEAGREIRRAFRAPAGKVLISADYSQVELRMLAHFSSDEELARAFLEGLDIHAYVASQVFGVPLEAVTSEQRRVAKTVNFGIIYGQSAFGLARTLGIPQREAGDFIAAYKARYTGLDRFIARCVAAAEADGYVSTILGRRRAVPEIRSRNRNLRQLGERVAVNTVIQGSAADLIKVAMVRLKARLDADFPGAHLLIQVHDELVLEAPEESAEAVTGAAVAEMTGAMELRVPLRVDAAVGRNWLEGKG
- a CDS encoding tetratricopeptide repeat protein; translated protein: MTSSTTPFGRLTQSALVALAITVAALVAAAGAQALPANAQEAVDRGEALMAEALATYDAQYPDKPLWQAAFREGRTAVSLAPGNPAALRFLAEAYSRANWPGPAVTTWEEFAAAGGTFDDAAAALYGEDANEIAYAAYQRGDKVAAAERYLKVTQALPSNREAHRWLGRIMLELRQPEQAVVAWRNYLELDPTDKGAQYFLSLAQAQARWGVDAANDFFAGVEAYDAGNLTAARTSFASATARNADYAEAWAWLGRVAFEQQLYSDAAVSYGRAAALAPGNDTYAWFKRESERLRDE
- the surE gene encoding 5'/3'-nucleotidase SurE; translation: MKILVSNDDGVFSPGIAALARVAAEFGQVRVVAPDVEQSAMSHAITVRRPLHYTRTTIDGLDAYRVDGTPADCVALGAHHWDAVDLVLSGINLGYNIGHNIWHSGTVAAAKQAAFLRIPAMAFSAPHSDGGTDYAPLAPFIRRAIETFLSVPDMLLLNVNLPNDAKGMRWTRQSVRHYEGYVVAGEDPMGRTHYWFAEEPTEQVEEGTDRWAVENGYVSLTPLRLDLTDEVLLARARAATSQP